The following coding sequences lie in one Pontibacter sp. G13 genomic window:
- a CDS encoding sulfatase: protein MLRLRMTALILLIGALTACQISQPSENDPSSLLSDRPNILWLVAEDMGPYLASFGDSTISTPNLSRLAAEGVRYTHVYSPSGVCAPSRAAIATGMYPSSIGANYMRTTSYTEVTGLPKYEAVPPPPVRMFSQLLRQAGYYCSNRAKKDYQFRPPVTAWDESGDEAHWRNRATGQPFFSIFNFGVTHESGLFEPYERKTVIPEDLELPIPPYLPDNEIGKRDVWKMYNNIALLDEQVGKVLDQLEEDGLLEETIVMFYADHGGPLPRQKRLIYDAGLRVPMIIRFPDKWRAGSVEDQLISFIDFAPTMLGLAGQNPPTYLQGQSFLGTADHQRAYIHAAADRFDGFTDHIRAVRDGRFKYIRNYLPGQGYYLPVVYRERIPVMQELLRMRDAGELNEIQAQWFRSSKPREELFDCENDPHELVNLAEDPQYAEKLKELRVEMDRWLAYIGDQPDMEERALIQHLWNGEAEKPQTEEPILTESAGKLSIECNTSGASIGYRKVSSAETAGTPWEIYSEPIQLEEGVQWEIQAHRIGYRPSRTVIHPAIR from the coding sequence ATGCTACGCTTGCGAATGACTGCCCTAATCCTTCTGATAGGGGCTTTGACTGCCTGCCAAATTTCCCAACCATCCGAGAACGATCCTTCCTCCCTTTTGTCAGACCGTCCCAATATCCTTTGGTTGGTAGCTGAAGATATGGGGCCGTATTTAGCTTCATTTGGCGATTCCACCATCTCCACCCCAAACCTGAGTAGACTAGCTGCCGAGGGAGTTCGATATACCCATGTTTATTCTCCATCTGGAGTTTGCGCCCCAAGTAGAGCCGCGATTGCAACGGGTATGTATCCTTCCAGTATCGGGGCCAATTATATGCGGACCACTTCCTACACCGAGGTGACGGGGCTTCCGAAATACGAGGCAGTGCCACCACCACCGGTGAGGATGTTTAGCCAGCTATTGCGACAGGCAGGATACTATTGTTCCAATCGTGCCAAAAAGGATTATCAATTTCGGCCTCCTGTAACTGCTTGGGATGAAAGTGGCGATGAAGCCCATTGGCGCAATCGGGCAACAGGCCAGCCGTTTTTTTCCATCTTTAATTTTGGCGTCACGCATGAATCGGGACTTTTTGAGCCCTACGAACGAAAGACTGTCATTCCCGAAGATCTGGAACTGCCTATTCCTCCCTACTTGCCAGACAATGAGATCGGTAAGCGCGATGTATGGAAGATGTACAACAATATCGCATTGCTGGATGAGCAGGTAGGCAAGGTGCTGGACCAATTGGAGGAAGACGGACTTCTGGAGGAAACCATCGTGATGTTCTATGCGGATCATGGCGGCCCGTTGCCTAGACAGAAGCGATTGATCTATGATGCTGGGCTGCGGGTTCCGATGATCATTCGGTTTCCTGACAAGTGGCGGGCAGGTTCGGTAGAGGATCAATTGATCAGCTTCATTGATTTTGCGCCGACGATGTTGGGACTTGCGGGACAAAATCCTCCAACCTACTTGCAGGGGCAATCATTTTTGGGGACAGCTGATCATCAGCGTGCCTATATCCATGCAGCGGCGGATCGGTTCGATGGATTTACCGATCACATTCGCGCGGTGAGAGATGGCCGTTTCAAATACATCCGTAATTACTTGCCCGGACAAGGGTATTATTTGCCGGTGGTCTATCGAGAACGGATTCCCGTGATGCAAGAGTTGCTGCGTATGCGGGATGCAGGTGAATTGAATGAGATTCAGGCGCAATGGTTTCGGTCGAGCAAGCCTCGGGAGGAGTTGTTTGACTGCGAAAATGATCCGCATGAACTCGTCAATCTCGCCGAAGATCCCCAATATGCAGAGAAACTGAAGGAGCTACGCGTAGAGATGGATCGATGGCTTGCATACATTGGAGATCAGCCTGACATGGAGGAACGGGCATTGATCCAGCACCTCTGGAATGGAGAAGCCGAAAAGCCCCAAACGGAAGAGCCCATTCTTACAGAATCAGCAGGAAAGCTATCTATCGAATGCAACACTTCTGGAGCATCTATTGGGTATCGCAAGGTGAGTAGTGCCGAAACAGCGGGAACCCCATGGGAGATTTATTCCGAGCCGATCCAGTTGGAGGAAGGTGTCCAATGGGAAATTCAGGCGCATCGGATCGGATATCGCCCGAGTCGAACGGTGATTCACCCTGCTATCAGATGA
- a CDS encoding enoyl-CoA hydratase-related protein, with protein sequence MYTTLATEKRNHTLIITLNRPDKLNALNQDLLKELKEVIDNLQEDADILGAIITGAGDKAFAAGADIQEFIGLSEEQAAEVSRFGQQVFFAIENSHKPIIAAINGYALGGGCELAMACHMRIAAEGARFGQPEVKLGLLAGYGGTQRLAQLIGKGKATELLITGDQINAEEAYRLRLVNYVTTRGELLDKCLEILAKACKQSPLAIRHTLNAINAGYQNRNGYANRNGYEVEAECFGKAIVSEDGKEGTTAFLEKRKPAFSGK encoded by the coding sequence ATGTACACGACCCTCGCGACTGAGAAACGAAACCATACGCTGATCATCACCCTGAATCGCCCCGACAAACTCAACGCCCTGAATCAGGACCTGTTGAAGGAGCTCAAGGAGGTGATCGACAATCTGCAGGAAGATGCTGATATCCTCGGTGCCATCATCACTGGTGCCGGCGACAAGGCATTTGCCGCAGGTGCGGATATTCAGGAATTCATCGGATTGTCCGAAGAGCAAGCTGCTGAAGTCAGCCGATTCGGGCAGCAGGTATTCTTTGCCATAGAGAATTCTCACAAGCCTATCATCGCTGCCATCAATGGGTACGCCCTCGGCGGAGGATGTGAATTGGCCATGGCTTGCCACATGCGGATTGCCGCTGAAGGAGCAAGATTTGGACAGCCCGAGGTCAAACTCGGCTTGCTCGCCGGATATGGCGGCACACAACGCCTCGCTCAATTGATCGGCAAAGGCAAAGCCACCGAATTGTTGATCACGGGTGACCAGATCAATGCAGAGGAAGCTTACCGCCTGCGATTGGTCAACTATGTTACGACCCGTGGCGAACTCCTCGACAAATGTCTCGAGATCCTCGCCAAGGCTTGCAAACAGTCTCCACTCGCCATTCGCCACACGCTCAACGCTATCAATGCTGGCTACCAGAACCGCAACGGTTACGCCAATCGCAATGGGTATGAGGTGGAAGCGGAGTGCTTCGGAAAAGCGATTGTCTCCGAAGACGGCAAAGAAGGCACCACAGCTTTCCTCGAAAAGCGCAAGCCTGCTTTCTCCGGAAAGTAA
- the gltX gene encoding glutamate--tRNA ligase, with the protein MSDKVVVRFAPSPTGPLHIGGVRTALFNYLFAKKHQGTFILRIEDTDQTRFVEGAEAYINDALKWLGMSFDAGVQEGGEHGPYRQSERAKEGLYRQYAEQLLKAGHAYIAFDTPEELDAMRERLKEAGSQVQQYNYVTRNTMTNSLTLSAEEVEKRIANGDPYVIRMKMPRKEEIRFHDIVRDWVVFHSAQLDDKILLKSDGMPTYHLANVVDDHLMEVTHVIRGEEWLSSTPLHVMLYRTLGWEDTMPKFVHLPLILNPNGKGKMSKRQGDKLGFSVFPTTWQDPETGNESIGYREEGYLADGLMNFLALLGWNPGNDEELMDEARLIELFDLERIGNSGTKFDLDKLKWFNQTYIRQKSVEELAPLVRAELAKVGKDAVSEELLAGLITLLQERVTLLPDFATMAPYLFDAPTEFDEKTTRKKWKGEVPALISELADKFEGLAEWNSTTAHDEFQAFLQAKEVGLGKVMAPLRLALTGLGSGPGIFDIADLMGQAETVERMRKALEVLPSAE; encoded by the coding sequence ATGAGTGACAAAGTTGTCGTGAGATTTGCGCCCAGCCCCACTGGGCCCCTACATATCGGCGGCGTGAGAACTGCCCTGTTCAACTACCTGTTTGCCAAAAAGCATCAGGGAACCTTCATCCTCCGCATCGAGGATACTGACCAGACGCGCTTTGTAGAAGGCGCTGAAGCATACATCAACGACGCCCTCAAATGGCTCGGAATGTCTTTCGATGCCGGCGTACAGGAAGGTGGCGAACATGGCCCCTACCGCCAGAGCGAACGCGCCAAGGAGGGATTGTACCGTCAGTATGCCGAACAACTGCTGAAGGCTGGACATGCGTATATCGCATTCGATACGCCCGAGGAACTCGATGCCATGCGCGAGCGCCTCAAAGAGGCAGGTAGTCAGGTGCAGCAATACAATTATGTAACGCGCAACACCATGACCAACAGCCTCACCCTTTCAGCCGAGGAAGTTGAAAAGCGCATCGCCAATGGTGATCCGTATGTGATCCGCATGAAAATGCCTCGCAAGGAGGAGATTCGTTTCCACGATATCGTCCGGGATTGGGTGGTATTCCACAGTGCACAGCTCGACGACAAGATCCTGCTGAAAAGCGACGGCATGCCTACTTACCACCTCGCCAATGTCGTGGATGACCATCTCATGGAGGTTACCCACGTCATCCGCGGAGAGGAATGGCTGTCCTCTACCCCACTCCACGTCATGCTGTATCGCACCTTGGGCTGGGAAGACACCATGCCGAAATTCGTTCACCTGCCGCTGATCCTCAACCCCAACGGCAAAGGCAAAATGTCCAAGCGACAAGGCGACAAGCTCGGATTCTCTGTGTTCCCGACTACCTGGCAAGATCCAGAGACCGGAAACGAATCCATTGGCTATCGCGAAGAAGGCTATCTAGCAGATGGGCTGATGAACTTCTTGGCGTTGCTCGGATGGAACCCCGGCAACGATGAGGAGCTCATGGACGAGGCGCGCTTGATCGAGTTGTTTGATTTGGAGCGTATCGGAAATTCCGGCACCAAATTCGACCTCGACAAGCTCAAATGGTTCAACCAAACCTACATTCGTCAGAAAAGCGTTGAGGAATTGGCGCCATTGGTACGTGCCGAACTTGCGAAAGTGGGCAAGGATGCCGTTTCGGAGGAATTGCTGGCGGGCCTCATCACCTTGCTCCAAGAGCGAGTGACCTTGCTCCCCGATTTCGCGACGATGGCACCCTATCTCTTCGATGCTCCGACGGAATTCGACGAGAAGACCACACGTAAGAAATGGAAAGGGGAAGTTCCTGCATTGATCTCCGAATTGGCAGACAAATTCGAGGGATTGGCAGAATGGAACAGCACCACCGCCCACGACGAATTTCAGGCTTTCCTACAAGCCAAAGAAGTCGGACTCGGCAAGGTCATGGCTCCCCTCCGACTGGCGTTGACAGGCTTGGGCTCTGGTCCCGGGATCTTCGACATCGCGGATTTGATGGGTCAGGCCGAGACAGTCGAGCGTATGCGCAAGGCATTGGAAGTCTTGCCTTCAGCCGAATAA
- a CDS encoding nuclear transport factor 2 family protein encodes MKIRLWIWLALLMPAALQAQMKPLPKETRADILAVFAKQEQNWNDGDIDGFMEGYWKSDSLTFIGSKGITYGWQQTLDNYHQSYPDRVAMGRLTFKILKMYAMGDNKTAFVIGQWHLDRAAGDVGGHFTLIWKKIAGKWVIVSDHTS; translated from the coding sequence ATGAAGATTCGCCTGTGGATATGGCTGGCCTTGCTGATGCCTGCCGCGCTCCAAGCCCAAATGAAGCCGCTTCCCAAGGAGACACGTGCCGACATCTTAGCGGTGTTTGCCAAACAGGAGCAAAATTGGAACGATGGGGACATCGATGGATTCATGGAAGGGTATTGGAAGTCGGATTCTCTGACCTTTATCGGCTCGAAAGGGATCACCTATGGATGGCAGCAGACCTTGGACAATTACCACCAAAGCTATCCAGACAGAGTGGCCATGGGTCGTCTCACCTTCAAGATCCTCAAGATGTACGCGATGGGCGATAACAAGACGGCGTTTGTGATCGGTCAATGGCATTTGGATCGTGCAGCCGGAGATGTGGGGGGGCATTTCACGCTGATCTGGAAAAAAATCGCCGGCAAGTGGGTGATCGTGAGTGACCACACTTCCTGA
- a CDS encoding AAA family ATPase: MNMIKEIQEFVVNQASLFGGEEGREHNSFIFRSNTEIGSGEAGKFFGLISPYEESSGPYHDFGFTIFPGEAGEPWFVTLGVGTLGFKNDIHLAGTPGLVRIFKPLCREQGYCKTNFQNIDQSLPAAFVNKYLPHLKGTLKKYSRHTLAGAVIDAPNSEEGKRLINAFLAGYAKLRDWPSNASHRKAISQALKSYLPGEEGEFETVLSLIENRKFIVLQGPPGTGKTRMANLVAQHLEAKVEFIQFHAETSYSDFVSGIRPKLEGSETGFELTHGALVNVIKSAITEPEVKHLLIIDEINRANLAQVLGPVFYLFEANREITTSKIAISKDLTISALPQNLFVVATMNTADRSLAVVDFALRRRFAWYDMKPKKISDKKFHDTFFSEMDTIFKWYAKSNELNLQPGQAYFLAESKEEMHQRLEFEIMPLIKEYLLEGMLVNATDEFENYFQEHLNKSLFE, encoded by the coding sequence ATGAATATGATCAAAGAGATCCAAGAATTTGTCGTAAACCAGGCAAGCTTATTTGGAGGAGAAGAGGGAAGAGAGCATAATTCCTTCATTTTTAGGTCTAATACGGAGATTGGTTCAGGCGAAGCAGGAAAATTCTTCGGCTTGATTAGTCCTTATGAAGAATCTTCAGGGCCTTATCATGACTTTGGATTCACCATTTTTCCGGGAGAAGCAGGTGAGCCATGGTTTGTTACTCTAGGCGTCGGGACGCTTGGATTTAAGAATGATATTCATCTAGCAGGCACTCCTGGATTGGTTCGGATTTTTAAACCGCTTTGTCGAGAGCAAGGATACTGTAAAACCAATTTCCAGAATATCGATCAAAGCCTTCCAGCGGCATTTGTCAATAAATACCTGCCACACTTAAAAGGAACGCTCAAAAAATATTCGAGACATACATTGGCGGGTGCAGTGATAGATGCCCCCAATTCAGAAGAAGGAAAACGATTGATTAATGCGTTTCTAGCTGGCTATGCCAAGTTAAGAGATTGGCCTTCAAATGCTTCTCATCGAAAGGCAATTTCTCAGGCATTGAAGTCATATTTGCCAGGGGAAGAAGGAGAATTCGAAACAGTACTATCACTTATAGAGAATCGAAAATTCATTGTGCTCCAAGGTCCTCCCGGTACGGGGAAAACCAGGATGGCCAATCTAGTAGCTCAGCATTTGGAAGCAAAGGTTGAGTTTATTCAATTTCATGCCGAGACTTCCTATTCAGATTTTGTTTCGGGAATCCGGCCGAAATTGGAGGGCTCTGAAACAGGATTTGAATTAACTCATGGAGCACTGGTAAATGTCATCAAATCAGCCATTACAGAACCGGAAGTCAAGCATTTACTTATCATAGATGAGATCAATCGCGCAAATTTAGCACAGGTTCTTGGACCCGTTTTTTACCTATTTGAGGCCAATCGGGAAATAACTACCTCTAAAATCGCAATCTCCAAAGACTTGACAATTTCTGCCCTGCCTCAAAATCTGTTTGTGGTAGCGACCATGAATACTGCAGATAGAAGTTTGGCGGTAGTGGATTTTGCTTTGAGGAGAAGATTCGCGTGGTATGATATGAAGCCTAAGAAAATCTCCGACAAGAAATTCCATGATACCTTCTTTTCAGAAATGGACACGATTTTCAAATGGTATGCAAAATCGAACGAATTGAATCTCCAACCTGGACAGGCCTATTTTCTGGCTGAATCCAAAGAGGAAATGCACCAGCGACTAGAATTTGAAATCATGCCATTGATTAAGGAGTATTTGCTTGAAGGAATGCTTGTGAATGCCACTGACGAATTCGAAAACTATTTCCAGGAGCATTTGAACAAATCTCTTTTCGAATGA
- a CDS encoding 5-methylcytosine restriction system specificity protein McrC, with translation MIKDVPPFAYLTALNQEPLVLDAKSIKRKGLKPTDTRATDQFLWNFITLNQKKFEFLNISATVNGIGRRAQLCLKAGEYVGAIPLQQGASGSRLGDLIVRPREGNTGGMGDFSELIWLIGEDYGADFLEGNPLTSVQGMKPPLYLEALKFVEAFQLLIKNGWNQFRITSSIVDHPSGNIQWNKYAETYHQVENRFRFPQKRSVLSADHSEMRQLKYVFELCKHELRSNNTPIGLRIKMESPLAIIESKLAALKSEEVSLIKMKRNDNQIVRMVKEIANQILRKGAPHSFGWRMDVAELFERYMQRILNETANELGAKFSRNPRITRKKHRSFPWQLNHLEPDGILQVGNNWVPIDAKYKMHLYQKMGTTDYFKETFRRDVHQLLAYMAFSGNTPATGVLCYPSYQAEKHQLSFRNPMNDSVCTVFLVGLVFKPEGYWDSKKMMKQLVEECFMS, from the coding sequence ATGATAAAGGATGTACCACCGTTTGCGTACTTGACCGCTTTGAATCAAGAACCTCTTGTTTTGGATGCTAAGTCAATCAAAAGGAAGGGATTAAAACCTACTGATACCAGAGCAACAGACCAGTTTTTGTGGAATTTCATCACGCTCAATCAAAAGAAATTTGAATTTCTAAACATCTCTGCGACTGTTAACGGGATTGGTAGACGAGCACAATTGTGCCTAAAAGCAGGTGAATATGTAGGAGCCATTCCCCTCCAACAGGGTGCTAGTGGATCTAGGTTAGGGGATCTGATTGTTCGACCTCGCGAGGGAAATACAGGAGGAATGGGGGATTTTTCCGAGCTAATTTGGCTGATCGGGGAAGACTATGGAGCCGATTTTCTAGAAGGAAATCCGCTCACCTCAGTCCAGGGAATGAAACCGCCACTCTACTTGGAGGCGTTGAAATTTGTTGAAGCCTTTCAGCTTCTTATCAAGAATGGGTGGAATCAGTTTCGGATTACCTCTTCAATCGTGGATCATCCATCTGGCAACATACAATGGAATAAGTATGCCGAAACCTATCACCAGGTTGAAAACCGATTTCGATTTCCCCAAAAGCGCAGTGTATTGAGTGCGGATCATTCAGAGATGCGACAATTGAAATACGTGTTTGAACTGTGTAAACATGAACTAAGGAGTAATAATACGCCTATCGGTCTGAGAATTAAGATGGAAAGCCCCTTAGCGATAATAGAATCAAAATTAGCTGCATTAAAATCAGAGGAGGTTTCGCTCATTAAAATGAAAAGAAATGACAATCAAATTGTCCGGATGGTCAAGGAGATAGCCAATCAAATATTGAGAAAAGGGGCTCCGCATTCCTTCGGTTGGAGGATGGATGTTGCTGAGCTATTCGAACGATATATGCAAAGGATTTTGAATGAAACAGCCAATGAACTAGGTGCAAAGTTTTCCCGAAATCCCAGGATTACACGCAAAAAACACAGGTCATTTCCTTGGCAACTGAATCACCTTGAGCCAGATGGGATTCTTCAAGTGGGGAATAATTGGGTCCCGATAGACGCTAAGTACAAAATGCATTTGTATCAGAAGATGGGAACAACTGATTATTTCAAAGAAACGTTTCGTAGGGATGTTCATCAATTGCTCGCATATATGGCATTTTCAGGAAATACTCCAGCAACTGGTGTTTTGTGTTATCCCAGCTACCAAGCAGAAAAGCATCAGCTCTCTTTTAGGAATCCTATGAACGATTCAGTATGTACAGTATTCCTCGTCGGACTCGTATTTAAGCCTGAAGGATATTGGGATTCAAAAAAAATGATGAAACAACTAGTCGAAGAATGTTTTATGTCCTAA
- a CDS encoding DUF4349 domain-containing protein gives MNLSRFFPIALCIMLLSAAACQQADQQAEAYLAGDVDFEQAVPPPPKARAASSTEIRKLIKQGELEFATEDLVGTRTMILKATQAVDGYVAEDRSWQSGYRSSQALIVKVPAERFDELMAAIDHGVGEFDRRSVNVKDVTTSYFDLEGRLRAKREMEARYLKLLKQANTVEDMLKIEEQIGELRADIESFEGNFRHLKHQVELATINITFYQKSKEESNDEPGFGAEFVESISAGWNGVVTTFLALLRIWPLLIVIAFITWLVVRYRRKK, from the coding sequence ATGAATTTGTCAAGATTTTTTCCGATTGCTCTGTGCATCATGTTGCTCTCTGCCGCCGCTTGTCAGCAGGCCGATCAGCAGGCTGAAGCATATCTGGCTGGTGATGTCGATTTCGAACAGGCGGTGCCACCTCCTCCTAAGGCTCGAGCGGCTTCTTCTACTGAAATCCGCAAATTGATCAAGCAAGGCGAGCTGGAATTTGCCACGGAGGATTTGGTGGGGACGCGTACGATGATCTTGAAGGCGACCCAGGCTGTGGATGGGTATGTGGCTGAAGACCGCTCTTGGCAATCTGGCTATCGTTCTTCGCAGGCGTTGATCGTCAAAGTCCCAGCAGAACGATTTGATGAATTGATGGCCGCGATTGATCATGGAGTCGGAGAATTTGATCGGAGGTCGGTCAATGTCAAAGATGTGACCACCTCTTATTTCGATCTGGAAGGGAGGCTTCGCGCAAAGAGAGAAATGGAAGCGCGCTATTTGAAACTGCTCAAACAGGCCAATACCGTTGAGGATATGCTCAAAATCGAGGAACAGATCGGGGAGCTTCGGGCGGATATAGAGTCTTTCGAGGGGAACTTCCGACACCTCAAGCATCAGGTGGAGCTTGCCACCATCAACATTACCTTTTATCAGAAGTCGAAGGAAGAGTCTAATGATGAACCCGGATTCGGGGCGGAATTTGTGGAGAGCATCTCGGCCGGCTGGAATGGTGTGGTTACGACTTTTTTGGCGCTGCTGAGAATCTGGCCATTGCTGATCGTCATTGCCTTTATCACTTGGCTGGTCGTGCGCTACCGTCGCAAAAAATAG
- a CDS encoding glucose 1-dehydrogenase: MKFSELLDLSDKVAIVTGGAGGIGKATALRLAEAGANVVIADLNEEAAQSTVGEIEQLGVRGLAQTCNILEDADLVKLVDATIRAFGAIHILINNAGGGGGGRENPFKISVGDFERDFALNVFSAWRLCQLCAPHMKAAGYGSIVVTTSMSSINKSPNMSGYAASKAAVNHMVANLAHDFGPEIRINAVGPGATRTAALESVLTPEIEAKMLEHTPLKRLGTADDIAGAMLYFAAPISSWVSGQTIFVNGGGIQVLD; encoded by the coding sequence ATGAAATTCAGCGAACTATTGGATCTCAGCGACAAGGTGGCCATCGTCACGGGCGGCGCTGGCGGAATCGGAAAAGCCACTGCTCTGCGACTGGCAGAAGCGGGCGCAAATGTCGTGATCGCAGATCTGAATGAAGAAGCAGCCCAGTCGACGGTTGGAGAAATTGAGCAATTGGGGGTCCGAGGACTGGCGCAGACCTGCAATATCTTGGAGGATGCGGATCTGGTGAAATTGGTAGATGCGACTATCCGCGCTTTTGGGGCGATCCATATCCTGATCAACAATGCGGGCGGTGGTGGTGGAGGCCGTGAAAACCCCTTCAAAATTTCAGTGGGAGATTTTGAAAGGGATTTCGCACTGAATGTGTTCAGCGCGTGGCGGCTGTGTCAGCTTTGCGCGCCTCACATGAAGGCAGCTGGATACGGTTCGATTGTGGTCACCACCTCCATGTCGAGCATCAACAAAAGCCCCAATATGAGCGGATATGCCGCTTCCAAGGCTGCGGTCAATCACATGGTGGCCAATCTCGCGCATGATTTTGGGCCGGAAATCCGAATCAATGCTGTGGGGCCAGGTGCCACCAGAACTGCCGCCTTGGAATCTGTCCTTACCCCGGAGATTGAGGCCAAAATGCTCGAACACACGCCCCTCAAGCGTTTGGGAACGGCAGATGATATTGCCGGAGCCATGCTCTACTTTGCAGCGCCGATCTCTAGTTGGGTGAGTGGGCAGACCATATTTGTGAATGGCGGAGGTATCCAAGTCCTAGATTAA
- a CDS encoding T9SS type A sorting domain-containing protein, with protein sequence MYKATTWMIGLLGSLLLIGGLPGAAVAQTYKVYLQAPKVRTPKTFTVNEIALIPGRTDYFITGDIQGEQTPSFAYLLRMAKDGTPLFSTTLLDDSLQATNGVVSNNLASDTYGFTYLAGSTSASRDGVGEERTLTSISPEGREFWTFKQSGPPFVTVDFRQEDESLVAISKAADDRGYYNFLIQQYFTQSGEITGARVLTKGNDDPAGLVTLPGGKGYFAGGTTEQGGRKFAVAINMDPSLNLNWGYYYEGTGYYVVKDISLDGSGLTMLAGTRYFDQKETTGQPFILAINDEGRVAFHYVFKTSNMEARATAVAGFTRQRGDEESGYLLGGYVYNPRTPNLRQPFVLRGDSEGNIEWAVNYIDEGDQRVEQDEIVKDLMFLPEQDLFIAAGETTISARTGTVGRRIWLARLRVRDGLSGEAFTACANPINFVAGPLDIERRVTGEMGPGLDGVVEHFVTDSLVVRNSYCTISARDEMETPVGQIPQGSLTPRLVTGGGIKSCTVFDIQGRVLAAFTSDRPNAEIQLPTDRLNPGMYLLHIQSPGEPPITEKRMIAP encoded by the coding sequence ATGTACAAAGCAACCACATGGATGATCGGGCTACTGGGGAGCCTCCTGCTGATCGGCGGGCTTCCCGGCGCGGCGGTGGCCCAGACCTACAAGGTGTATCTCCAAGCTCCCAAAGTCCGCACCCCAAAAACATTCACAGTCAACGAGATTGCCCTCATTCCGGGGCGAACAGACTACTTCATCACGGGTGACATTCAGGGGGAACAGACGCCCTCGTTTGCCTACCTTCTGCGAATGGCCAAGGACGGAACGCCCCTGTTCAGCACGACCCTGTTGGATGATTCGCTTCAGGCGACCAACGGGGTGGTATCCAACAATCTAGCCTCCGACACCTACGGATTCACCTATCTCGCGGGCTCCACGAGTGCTTCTCGGGATGGTGTGGGAGAAGAACGGACCCTGACTTCCATATCGCCAGAAGGCCGGGAGTTTTGGACCTTCAAGCAATCGGGTCCGCCCTTTGTGACGGTGGATTTCCGCCAAGAAGACGAATCCCTCGTGGCTATCAGCAAAGCCGCGGACGATCGAGGATACTACAATTTCCTCATCCAGCAGTATTTCACCCAGTCAGGCGAAATCACCGGCGCTCGTGTCCTCACCAAAGGAAATGACGATCCTGCTGGATTGGTGACGCTACCCGGAGGCAAGGGATATTTTGCAGGCGGAACCACCGAACAGGGCGGCCGGAAGTTCGCCGTGGCCATCAACATGGACCCTTCCCTGAACCTCAACTGGGGCTACTACTACGAAGGCACTGGGTACTATGTCGTCAAGGACATCAGCCTTGACGGAAGCGGGCTCACGATGCTGGCCGGTACTCGATATTTCGACCAAAAGGAGACGACGGGACAGCCATTTATCCTAGCGATCAATGACGAGGGCCGTGTAGCATTCCACTATGTGTTCAAGACCTCCAACATGGAGGCGCGAGCCACTGCGGTTGCAGGATTCACCCGCCAGCGCGGAGATGAGGAATCGGGGTATTTGCTGGGCGGATACGTTTACAACCCACGTACCCCCAATCTACGCCAGCCATTTGTGCTGCGCGGTGATAGCGAAGGCAATATCGAGTGGGCCGTGAACTACATTGACGAAGGAGACCAGCGTGTGGAACAAGACGAGATCGTCAAGGATCTGATGTTCCTTCCAGAACAAGACTTGTTCATCGCTGCCGGGGAAACGACCATTTCCGCCCGAACGGGTACAGTGGGCCGTCGGATCTGGCTGGCGCGACTACGGGTCCGCGATGGACTTTCCGGCGAGGCATTCACTGCCTGTGCCAATCCCATCAATTTTGTCGCAGGTCCGCTGGATATCGAGCGGCGTGTGACGGGTGAGATGGGGCCGGGACTAGACGGAGTTGTCGAGCATTTCGTGACGGATTCCTTGGTGGTCCGCAATTCCTATTGCACAATCAGCGCCCGCGACGAGATGGAAACTCCCGTGGGTCAAATCCCTCAAGGATCATTGACACCACGACTTGTCACAGGCGGAGGCATCAAGTCTTGCACCGTGTTTGACATTCAGGGACGCGTATTGGCTGCATTCACCAGCGATCGCCCCAATGCAGAGATCCAGCTTCCTACCGACCGCCTCAACCCTGGGATGTATCTCCTTCACATCCAATCCCCCGGCGAGCCGCCTATTACCGAAAAACGGATGATCGCACCCTAA